CATAGCAATAATTAATTCTCATTAAAATAAAAATATCAGAAATGACTTTATCTTAATTAAGTAGTTGTTATTTTAAGTTACAATATAATACTTAAAATCATTGTAACGAAAATAAATTTAAATTACAATTGATTAATCACCTAATTTGTCAGTTATGGATCGAATTTCTCATTTTTTATTTACAGTGGTTGGCTTGATTTTTCGGCATCCCGTTACTGGGGCAACAGTGATTCCGATTTTACCTAGTGGAGAAATTGTTTTAGTGTGTCGGAAAGATAATGGTAAATGGGGCTTACCTGGCGGAATTGTCAATTGGGGGGAAGAAGTTTCTGAAGCAGCCAAGCGAGAATTATGGGAAGAAACAGGGTTAAATCTCATCCAAATTCGCCGTTTAGTGGGAGTGTATTCTAAGCGCGATCGCGATCCCAGACTCCACTCCATTAGTATTTTAATCGCTGCCAACGTTGATGGGCATTTCAATATTAAAGATAATTTAGAGGTTTCTGAAGTTAAAGCTTTCAAGGTTGATAAAATTCCTTTTGGTAATCTTGCCCATGATCACGAAGAACAAATCAAAGACTTTTTGGCAGAAAAAACCATTCTCGCTTGAGGTAATACTATACTAAACGGACAAAGGAAAATAAAACTAGTTTGATGCTTTCTCTTCACTAGAAATCCAGATTTTTTGATGAGGAAGGGCTAAATCAAGTCCCGCTTGATCAAAGGCAATTTTGATTCGACGGCGATATTCTCTGGCAATTGGCCATTGTTTGAGAGGCTTAGTTTTAATCCAAACCCGGATGATCACTCCTTGATTACTAAATTCATCTACACCTAAGAATAAAGGCGGTTCTAAAATATCTCTTCTCCAATCATTATCAGTTGCTAAATCATTACTCGTTTTTTTAACAATTTCAATTGCTTTTTCCATATCCGCATGGTAAGCAATGGGGATTCTTAAATCCACCTGTGACCAATTGCTGGTGTAATTGATAACTGTATTAATTTCGCTATTAGGAATTGTCACTAATCGCCCTTCTGTATCCCGTAGTTGAGTAATCCGTAAATTAATTGCTTCTACAACGCCCACTGCTTCACCAATACCCACAACATCACCAACAGCATATTGATCTTCAAGAATAATCAAAAAACCATTAATGGCATCTCGAATTAAGTTTTGAGACGCTAAAGAAATGGCAACCCCAATTAATCCAGCCCCTGCAAGAAGGGGGCCAATATTGATTCCAGATACAGACAGTCCTAGTAAAATACCAGCAACGACTAAGACAAATATAACAATACTTTTAGCAACACTAGAAATCGTAGAAATTCGCAGTTGTAACCGAAGATTAGCTTCAGGCGTTAAAAGATAATTATTAGTAAGAGCAGAAGTAAATTTTTGAATTAGAATAAAAGAAAAACGGATCAAGAAATAAACAACTAAACCAACAATAAATAAACGAAATGGAATACGAAAAACATTAATAATTAGCACTTGCAAAAAGCGAGTGTAGGGAAATAACCCCACGATATACAATAGCCCTCCTAGCCACATTCCCCAGCGGGCAATTTGAACCCCCCGATGTTTAATTTCAGCCAGTTGTTGCTGTTGGTTTTGGTAAATTTGAGTAGAAATGCCAGCATCAGAGGTAGATTTAAACGAAGCATGGAGGCTGTTTTTTTGCTCCTTTGACTGTCTTTCGAGCCAGTAGAGGACAAATGTGGCGATAATAAGAATGCCAAGCGCGATCGCGCTCCGATACCCCTGCGCGATGAGAAATGACTGTTCACGCTCCTGTTTTGCCCTAACTAGCCCCTGTTCTAAGCGACGAGTCATATGTTCTGCTCTTTGTTCAATACTCATTGCTCTCAAATTGGCATCTTGGCTCGTGACGGTCAATAGACGAATTTCTAGTTCATCCACCTCCACATAAATGTCACTCATGGCTCCAATTTGTTCATGACGAACAGTCACTTCGTCTGAATCTTGTTGAAAATAGTAGCGAGTGATGTTGTCGAGTCTTTGCTGAATTTCTCTAATTCGATTGGGCAAATCTGATTCATTCCCTGCTACCTCAACCACACACCGACCATCTAAACGAATACATCCTGAAATTGTTTCATCAGATGCTTGAGGCAAAATAATTGGATTATTACCGCCAAAATCAGGTATAAAAGGGACTTGGGCTTGCACAGAAGAGCGCAGAGGCATGAATAAGACTAAAATCGCCGTCAAAGAAGCTAAAATTAGGTGTTTGCGCTTCATAAATCAAAGAAAAAAGGGGGTAACCTCAGATTAAACTATGGCAAAAATTTTGACATCTGGTCAATATGCAGTAACCTAGTAGAGATCGCAATGTGAAATAACGACTCGTAAAATTAGATGACTGCAACACAAGTAAAACACGAAGTAAAAGACCTAAGTTACGCTACACTCGGGAAACAGCGTATTGAATGGGCAAGTCGTGAAATGCCTGTTCTCAGACAAATCCGTGACCAGTTCGCGAAAGATAAGCCTTTAGAAGGGCTTCGCATGGTCGCTTGTTGCCACGTGACAACAGAAACCGCTAACCTCGCCATTGCCCTAAAAGCGGGTGGTGCAGATGCGGTATTAATCGCAAGTAACCCCCTTTCCACTCAAGACGACACCGCTGCGAGTTTAGTCGCTGACTATGGTATCCCTGTTTTCGCGATTAAAGGGGAAGATAACGAAACTTATAATCGTCACATCAATATCGCCCTCGATCATCACCCTAATATCATCATCGACGACGGTAGTGATGTCACCGCAGCCTTAATTCAAAATCGCAAAGATCAAATTAAAGAAATTATCGGGACGACTGAAGAAACCACCACGGGAATTAATCGTCTCCGTGCCATGTACAATGACGGCGTATTGACGTTCCCTGCGATGAACGTTAATGATGCTGATACCAAGCATTTCTTTGATAACCGCTATGGTACTGGACAATCCACCATTGATGGCATTATCCGTGCCACTAACGTTCTCCTCGCAGGTAAAGTGGTCGTTGTTGGTGGCTACGGCTGGTGTTCCAAAGGTGTTGCCATGCGCGCAGCTGGTATGGGCGCAAATGTTGTCGTAACTGAAGTGGATCATATCCGCGCCTTAGAAGCTGCTATGGATGGCTTCCGCGTAATGCCCATGAATGAAGCGGCAAAAATTGGCGATGTTATTGTCACCTTAACGGGTAACAAGCACGTTGTCGCGTCCCATCATTTTGACAACATGAAAGATGGCGCGATCGTTTGTAATGCTGGTCACTTTGATATTGAGCTTGACCTGAAATCTCTCCGTGAAAAAGCCAAAGAAGTTAAAGAAGTTCGTCCTTTCACCGAACAGTACATTCTCCCCAATGGTAAGTCTGTGATTGTTTTAGGAGAAGGTCGTCTCATTAACCTCGCTTCTGCTGAAGGTCACCCCAGCGCGGTAATGGATATGAGCTTTGCTAACCAAGCCAAAGGTTCTGAATATCTTGCCCTCAACAAAGGCAAACTTGAAGCTGGTATTCACTCCATTCCTCGGGAAGTTGACCGTGAAATTGCTCGTCTGAAATTAAATGCCATGGGCGTTAAAATTGACGACCTCAGCGATGACCAACTCAAGTATATGAATTCCTGGACTGAAGGAACTGACTAATTGTTAGCGTTTTGCTAAGTTAGTCTAACTTGTCCCCGATTTCGTCTTTTTTTCCAAGGCGCGATCGGGGAATTATATTTAAGAGGAAGACTGAATTTGATCAATATAGTCTCGAAATCGCTCTAAATCTGCCTTAAGAGTTGATTCTACAACTTGCCCTAAAAATAAACTATCCATAATTTGCCCCAAAACACCAGGGATAGAATAAGCAACAGATAAACGAACAATACTACTAGTTTTACGGTCATAAAATCGGACTGCTCCACGATTGGGTAATCCATCCACTGATTCCCATTGAATGATTTGGTGAGAGACTAAATTAGTAATTCGAGACAGCCAGCTAAATTCCCATCCTCCTGTAGCAAGTTTCCAGCGGGATAAATCAGGATTATCGGCTAGAACTTCTACAGAATCGATCCATTTCATCCATTTCGGCATTTCTTCTAGGTTCGACCATAAGTTCCAAACTAGGTCAATAGGTGCGTTAACTTCAATTTCAACACTATGTTCTAGCCAGTTAGACATATTAATTATTCGTTATCTTACAAATTCTATTACTTATAGTTTAAATGCAATCAAGGATAAAAGAAATCGTTACCAAGTCAGATCAAAAATTTTTAAATGGTCATCAATTCTAATTTTTAGAGTATTGCTTTAATGAGGAGGGCAATTAACGATAATTTTAATAATAGAATATTACTTATAGAAATCAACCTTTTTAGTGAAAATTGAGTCTCGCGATCGCGCTTCAATACCAAGTAAAAAATAAGCGCATTATTGCTCTAAAAGAATTTTAAACGCTTGATTATTATTCCAACGGTAAACAGAAAAGTCTCGAAAATCTGTTATTAAAATTCTATTCTCATTTCATTTCTGTTTCCTAACGCAACAAAAAAGCCTGTATCTGTTAGAATCATTCTTAATCAGTTTCTCGTTTAGATAAAAACTCCCAAGCTACTTTTTCAGACTTTTCTGCTAAATCAGAATCATCCCCAAAACAACAAATGAAATCACTATTTCTTAATCGCGCTAACGGATCATATTGTTCGTTGTTTTCTGAAGAACTCTCTACTAACGGTTCGGAATTAAAATAAGTTGCAAATTCTCTAACCACTTTCTCTACAACAATTAATTTTTCGGGATTGAGTTGATCAAGACTTTGTGCAATTCGTTGTTTGATCTCTGTACTTTTCATAGCAATTTTACCTTATTTCTCTTGTTCCTCCTTCCCTAATTTTGACATGAAAATTGATCAATAACGAGGTTAACAATCCCATTAGAAACTACAAAGTTCTTTTCCTAATCGTTTTTCGCAAAATTCCTGTTCTGATGCGTTTAAGTCTTCCCATTCGATATCGCGTCGCATGACAGCGCCATTATAACCAGCTAAAAAGCGAGGAAGTTCTTCATATTCGATTAAGTCTAAACTATTAATGTCATAAGTGGCATAAGTTGTTAATTCAGAAGAATCAAAATCAATATCCACAACAGTAAGTGCTTTTCTTAGTGGGGTTTCATTATCAATTAAAGAACGCGCACCAGCACCTAATAACCCTGCATTCAGCAGTTGTAAATTCCCTCGATGACCGGGATAATAAGCATGATGATGACCACTAATATAAGTATGAACATCATACTTTTCCATCATCGCCTGTAGTTGCTGAGAATTTTCCATGACTTCCCCAAACTGGTTTCTTCCCTCTGCAATACCATATAAAGGAAGATGCCCTAAGACAACTCGCATTTTCGCACTTTGGGCTTGTGGACTGGCTAAAGCGTCTTCTACCCACGCTAATTCATGATCCCGAATGCGATGAGAAGACCCATCCCAAACCAGGAAAAAGATATCTTGATGTTGAAAAGTATAATAAAAGGGAAAATCAGCGCGATCAATAAAATCTAATCCTGGATCATGGTCAGGATGATTCCAATAAGCAGAAGCTACCTCTCGATCTTTGTGAAAAATAAATGAGCCATCTTCTCCTTGCGCTGCGGAACCATCGTGATTTCCCATAGTAAAGCCAAAGGGAAAATCCCTTTCTCGTAAAGGATGGGCGATATAGTCATCAAACGCCTCCCACATCGCTTCAATTTCTGGCTTACTCAAGTCACGACTTTGTCCCGCTACCATATCACCACCACAAAGCACCAAATCAGGATTCCAATAGGGAATTAAGTCAATCCCTTTTCCCACTTCTGGCGGATAACTGGTTGAACCATAGGCTTCATTAAGATCACTCAAAACAACGAGGCGCACATCATGACGGGGCGGATCATAAATTCCCCCTGCTTGTTCTACAATTTTAGCGGTTTCAGGAGGAAGGGATGCGAGTTTTTGTCCATCCACCCTTTCGGTGGTCATGGTAACGCTAACCAGTAAGGTAGCCACTAATAGAATGACAAAACGAACTGGAGACATGGCAATTGGCACTCCTAACAAATATAGGTCAAATATGACATAACTTAAAAGGAAAAACAAGTCCCTGTATTTAGTTATAATAAAAGAGCAGTTGCAAGCAATTAAAGAGTTTATTCAAAAAGTTCGTTCTCTCAATAACTAATTTTATAAAAATGTTGTTTATTAATAATCGTATTATGTCTTTTAACTACCCAAAAACTGAAACAGTTGAACAAGTTGATAATTATCATGGTGTAGAAGTTCACGATCCTTATCGCTGGCTAGAAGATCCAGATTCTTCTAAAACTAAGGCTTGGGTAGAAGCACAAAATGAAGTTACCTTTAGTTTTTTAGAGGAAATTCCTGAACGAAGAGCGATTAAAGAACGC
This window of the Euhalothece natronophila Z-M001 genome carries:
- a CDS encoding mechanosensitive ion channel family protein, with product MKRKHLILASLTAILVLFMPLRSSVQAQVPFIPDFGGNNPIILPQASDETISGCIRLDGRCVVEVAGNESDLPNRIREIQQRLDNITRYYFQQDSDEVTVRHEQIGAMSDIYVEVDELEIRLLTVTSQDANLRAMSIEQRAEHMTRRLEQGLVRAKQEREQSFLIAQGYRSAIALGILIIATFVLYWLERQSKEQKNSLHASFKSTSDAGISTQIYQNQQQQLAEIKHRGVQIARWGMWLGGLLYIVGLFPYTRFLQVLIINVFRIPFRLFIVGLVVYFLIRFSFILIQKFTSALTNNYLLTPEANLRLQLRISTISSVAKSIVIFVLVVAGILLGLSVSGINIGPLLAGAGLIGVAISLASQNLIRDAINGFLIILEDQYAVGDVVGIGEAVGVVEAINLRITQLRDTEGRLVTIPNSEINTVINYTSNWSQVDLRIPIAYHADMEKAIEIVKKTSNDLATDNDWRRDILEPPLFLGVDEFSNQGVIIRVWIKTKPLKQWPIAREYRRRIKIAFDQAGLDLALPHQKIWISSEEKASN
- a CDS encoding NUDIX domain-containing protein translates to MDRISHFLFTVVGLIFRHPVTGATVIPILPSGEIVLVCRKDNGKWGLPGGIVNWGEEVSEAAKRELWEETGLNLIQIRRLVGVYSKRDRDPRLHSISILIAANVDGHFNIKDNLEVSEVKAFKVDKIPFGNLAHDHEEQIKDFLAEKTILA
- a CDS encoding SRPBCC family protein; the protein is MSNWLEHSVEIEVNAPIDLVWNLWSNLEEMPKWMKWIDSVEVLADNPDLSRWKLATGGWEFSWLSRITNLVSHQIIQWESVDGLPNRGAVRFYDRKTSSIVRLSVAYSIPGVLGQIMDSLFLGQVVESTLKADLERFRDYIDQIQSSS
- the ahcY gene encoding adenosylhomocysteinase, whose protein sequence is MTATQVKHEVKDLSYATLGKQRIEWASREMPVLRQIRDQFAKDKPLEGLRMVACCHVTTETANLAIALKAGGADAVLIASNPLSTQDDTAASLVADYGIPVFAIKGEDNETYNRHINIALDHHPNIIIDDGSDVTAALIQNRKDQIKEIIGTTEETTTGINRLRAMYNDGVLTFPAMNVNDADTKHFFDNRYGTGQSTIDGIIRATNVLLAGKVVVVGGYGWCSKGVAMRAAGMGANVVVTEVDHIRALEAAMDGFRVMPMNEAAKIGDVIVTLTGNKHVVASHHFDNMKDGAIVCNAGHFDIELDLKSLREKAKEVKEVRPFTEQYILPNGKSVIVLGEGRLINLASAEGHPSAVMDMSFANQAKGSEYLALNKGKLEAGIHSIPREVDREIARLKLNAMGVKIDDLSDDQLKYMNSWTEGTD
- a CDS encoding metallophosphoesterase family protein, whose translation is MSPVRFVILLVATLLVSVTMTTERVDGQKLASLPPETAKIVEQAGGIYDPPRHDVRLVVLSDLNEAYGSTSYPPEVGKGIDLIPYWNPDLVLCGGDMVAGQSRDLSKPEIEAMWEAFDDYIAHPLRERDFPFGFTMGNHDGSAAQGEDGSFIFHKDREVASAYWNHPDHDPGLDFIDRADFPFYYTFQHQDIFFLVWDGSSHRIRDHELAWVEDALASPQAQSAKMRVVLGHLPLYGIAEGRNQFGEVMENSQQLQAMMEKYDVHTYISGHHHAYYPGHRGNLQLLNAGLLGAGARSLIDNETPLRKALTVVDIDFDSSELTTYATYDINSLDLIEYEELPRFLAGYNGAVMRRDIEWEDLNASEQEFCEKRLGKELCSF